In Halopiger aswanensis, the DNA window TGTTGAATACGCAATCGGCGCTGCAGGACGAGATCCTCGGTCGATCGGTGCTCGAGATCGAAACGGCGGCCGTCACGATCGGCGCCTTCGTCGCCAGCGCGATCGCCGCAGACGCCGGCCGGCGGACGGGCGATTACCTGGCCCGCGAGGTCTTTTCGACCACTGCGCCGCAGACGATCGACGACGTCGGCCAACTCCTCCGGTCGGCCGGCCGAGTCGTCAGCATCGAACTCCCCGAGGAAATCGAGGACGTCGACGGCTACGATCCGGTCGACGAGACGACGAAGGCCGAACTGGCCGGCGAAACCTTCCGCTTCCCGCGACGGCTTCCCGCCGACCAACTCCGCGATCGGCTGATCGACCGCCTCGAGCGCGATCACGGGATCGGCTACGCGGAGGTCGAACTGGGGCCTGACAAGACGGTCGAGTACCTCGCGGTCGGTAGCCGGCCGGCGGGGATCGGGCCGACGCTCGCGCCGGGAACCGTCGCCGTCGCCATCCGCAGTGATCCCGCACCGGACGCCAGTCCGGGCGATACCGTCCGCATTTGGGGCCGCGACGGCAGGACTGATGGAGACGACGGTGACGATGCCACCACCGGCGGCCCGATGAAACGGCTCGCCGAGGGCGAACTCCGCGCGACCGCCGGCGACGTGGCGACCGTCGCCGTCGACGCCGATGACGCCGCCGCCCTCGAGCCCGACGCCGACTACCGGCTCGTCACCCGGCCGGACACCCCCGGGACGGAGCGGGAACTCGTCTCCCTGCTCCGGGCGGCCAACGACACCGTGACGACGCTCGCCGTCGACGCCGACAGCGGACTCGCGGGGCGGACGGTCGGCTCGCTGCCGGTGCTGGTGGTCGCGCTCGAGCGCGTCGACGGCAACCCGGTTGCGTTGCCGGCTGCGGACGTTCGACTCGAGGCCGGCGACACCGCCTACGTACTGGGTCGGCCGGACGCGCTGCGACGCATCGCGGAGACCGAGCGGACCGACGGCGGCGATAGCGAGGGCGACGGTGACGACGACCGCGACGGGCAGGGCCGCGCTCGAGACCGATATCGCGATCAAACGACCGAGCGGCCCCGAGATTCGACCCAGTCGGACTAGCTACTCTCGCCTCGCGCGGAGCGGTAGCTACTTGCCGCCGGCACCGATACCGCCACGTATGGCCACCGAGTGGAAACTCTTCGCCGACCTCGCCGAACGGGCGGGCGACAAACACGTAACCGTCGACGCGGCGCCCGGCGACACCGTCAGGGACGCGCTCGACGCCCTCCTCACTGACCGGCCCGAACTCGAGGGCCGCGTGCTCGACGAGGAAGGGGACGGGCTCCGATCCCAGATCAACGTCCTGCGCAACGGCACGAACGTCCGCGAGGAAGAAGGCCTCGAGACGGAGCTCGAGGAGGGCGACGAACTGGCGCTGTTCCCGCCGGTCAGCGGCGGATAGCTGACCTCGTTCGTCAGGGAGTAAGATCGATGCCGAGCACGAAGTCCGGCTCTTCGGAGATGCCGACGCCGGCGTAGGGCGCGTCGGTGACGTACCGGGGCGTTTCGGGGATCAGCACGCGCGTCTTGTCCGCGCCGCAGTCGGCCGCGTCGCGAGCGATCGCGGCGAACAGCGCCCGCGCGGCGTCGACGCTGTCCCACGCGCCGACGCCGTACTCGGCCCAGGTCTCCGTTTCGGGGTCGGTGTCGGCGTCAGCGCTCGAGTCACCGTTATTCTCATCGTCGGCAGCCGAGTGGACCTCGCGGTCGTACGTTCTGGACCGGTACGCGGCGCCCGCCAGTCCGTCCTCATCCTCGACCGCGAAGACGACGCTCTCGTCTGCAAGTCGGTCGAAATCCTCGCGCGTCAGTTCGCGGACGGCCCACGATTCCTCGGGGGCGAGTCCGAGGCCGTCGAGGTGCTCGCGCGCGTCGCTGTGGGTCCAGTAGCGCCACGCGGCCGTCGGATCGCTCGAGACGCGATAGCCGTCGAGCGCCGCATCGAGGTCCGCGTCGGTTGCGGGGTCGGGCTGTGCGAACCGGAACTCGGTGAGCGGCTCGTACCCGTTGGCCCGCGTCGCGCCGAAGGAAGCCGCGTTCCACGAGAAGATCATCACCCGCGCGACGGTCGC includes these proteins:
- a CDS encoding ubiquitin-like small modifier protein 1; amino-acid sequence: MATEWKLFADLAERAGDKHVTVDAAPGDTVRDALDALLTDRPELEGRVLDEEGDGLRSQINVLRNGTNVREEEGLETELEEGDELALFPPVSGG
- a CDS encoding cation:proton antiporter regulatory subunit, whose protein sequence is MIGFAVDLLGVQLQLQLVVELQSQLESLLSEAVLDVLVRILRFSLLAAGTAAVAAIVFRWYSAEEIPDGVAILLAVSPVALLLNTQSALQDEILGRSVLEIETAAVTIGAFVASAIAADAGRRTGDYLAREVFSTTAPQTIDDVGQLLRSAGRVVSIELPEEIEDVDGYDPVDETTKAELAGETFRFPRRLPADQLRDRLIDRLERDHGIGYAEVELGPDKTVEYLAVGSRPAGIGPTLAPGTVAVAIRSDPAPDASPGDTVRIWGRDGRTDGDDGDDATTGGPMKRLAEGELRATAGDVATVAVDADDAAALEPDADYRLVTRPDTPGTERELVSLLRAANDTVTTLAVDADSGLAGRTVGSLPVLVVALERVDGNPVALPAADVRLEAGDTAYVLGRPDALRRIAETERTDGGDSEGDGDDDRDGQGRARDRYRDQTTERPRDSTQSD
- a CDS encoding GNAT family N-acetyltransferase; the protein is MNIRRATHDDYEAVVDFTGDIWTDRGGDYIPRIYHDWLEDEPGQGKKTFLAEIDGEAAGIVQAVMLSEDEAWFQGMRVAAEHRREGVSTRLNEACFEWAREHGATVARVMIFSWNAASFGATRANGYEPLTEFRFAQPDPATDADLDAALDGYRVSSDPTAAWRYWTHSDAREHLDGLGLAPEESWAVRELTREDFDRLADESVVFAVEDEDGLAGAAYRSRTYDREVHSAADDENNGDSSADADTDPETETWAEYGVGAWDSVDAARALFAAIARDAADCGADKTRVLIPETPRYVTDAPYAGVGISEEPDFVLGIDLTP